Proteins encoded in a region of the Triplophysa rosa linkage group LG14, Trosa_1v2, whole genome shotgun sequence genome:
- the LOC130565191 gene encoding olfactory receptor 52K2-like produces the protein MKNLSGQNLFTDFKLNGFYSLDEWRPFLFIPFFLLFVLSISANSIVVYLIASQKSLHSPMYVLIGLMAVVHLILPIFFVPHMLFSFLFNWNGISLTGCLIQMFCIHYVGAFQSTFLLWMAIDRYFAICEPLYYHKYMEIRNFMKFVVVLVIRNGLLTITMVSLAGKLSYCVTNIIDHCFCEHMALVQLACGDISINNLVGLLTAFLIPTADCILIIVSYVVIFVSVFRSGKAQMKAINTCITHLIVLTCSLIFALTAFMSYRTKNNFSSSSRVFVSTMYICFPSCFNPIIYGLRTKEIRQKLLQFLNNIKVLPL, from the coding sequence ATGAAGAATCTTTCTGGACAGAATTTATTTACAGACTTTAAACTGAATGGTTTCTACAGCCTAGACGAATGGAGGCCTTTTTTATTCATCCCTTTCTTTCTCTTGTTTGTATTGTCTATTTCTGCAAATTCCATAGTCGTATATTTAATCGCATCTCAAAAATCTCTACATTCTCCTATGTATGTATTAATAGGTCTTATGGCTGTTGTACACTTGATCTTGCCCATATTTTTTGTACCTCACATGCTTTTCAGCTTTTTATTTAACTGGAATGGAATATCTCTAACTGGTTGTTTGatacaaatgttttgcattcaTTATGTTGGAGCGTTTCAGTCTACTTTCCTTTTGTGGATGGCAATAGACCGTTACTTTGCGATATGCGAACctctttattatcataaatacATGGAAATCCGCAATTTTATGAAGTTTGTTGTTGTACTGGTCATCAGGAATGGACTCCTGACTATCACCATGGTCTCTCTGGCTGGAAAGCTGTCATATTGTGTAACAAATATCATTGATCACTGTTTTTGTGAGCACATGGCATTGGTTCAGTTGGCATGTGGTGATATATCCATCAATAACCTAGTAGGACTTTTGACAGCTTTCCTTATACCAACTGCAGATTGTATTCTCATCATTGTCtcttatgttgtcatttttgtCTCTGTGTTCAGATCCGGTAAGGCACAAATGAAGGCCATTAATACCTGCATTACTCACTTGATTGTTTTGACTTGTAGTTTGATTTTTGCTTTGACTGCTTTTATGTcatacagaacaaaaaataatttttcttCTAGTAGTCGTGTATTTGTGAGCACGATGTACATATGTTTTCCAAGTTGTTTTAACCCTATCATTTATGGCCTGAGAACAAAAGAAATAAGACAAAAGCTTCtgcaatttttaaataatataaaggtTTTACCCCTGTAA